In a single window of the Bradyrhizobium erythrophlei genome:
- a CDS encoding arylsulfatase, whose product MPDDTEEHDRHQAPLNEGHTPSRRNILLGSSALVAAATLTSGALAQAQNAAPAAAPTALAAPSGRKPNILIIWGDDIGIANISAYSNGLMGYETPNIDRIAREGIKFQHYYGEQSCTAGRAAFLTGQHGIRTGLTKVGFPGAPMGMSQLDPSVGGLVKNLGYATGQFGKNHVGDRNESLPTVNGFDEFLGNLYHLNAEEEPELPDYPKDPSYLAKFGPRGVLKCKATDRDDPTVDPRFGKIGKQTIEDTGPLNKKRMETIDDETSAAAIDFMKRQQTAGKPFFCWFNATRMHLRTHVRASHRGRYTHGDSEYVDGMMEHDDTVGTLLKALDDMGIANDTIVVYSSDNGPHMNTWPDAAMTWFRSEKNTNWEGAFRVPCLVRWPAAIKPGTVTNEIMSHNDWIPTLCAIAGEPDIVNKLKSGYTANGISYKVHLDGYDQSQFLRNVSGSAANNNGTKSARDNFFYSDDDGLLVGLRKGDYKYVFSEQRMQGTMGLWAEPFTTLRLQKIFNLMQDPFERADITSNTYWDWQINHVGAVYGTMDDVFQFVATFKEFPPRSFPPSFNPANILEGTMDNIKEKKALTEGLDMDGIRGGVNRMIEQQLQQRGVK is encoded by the coding sequence ATGCCCGACGACACTGAAGAGCACGACCGACACCAAGCGCCCTTGAATGAAGGTCATACCCCCAGCCGTCGTAATATCCTGCTTGGCTCGTCGGCGCTGGTGGCAGCGGCGACGCTGACCTCCGGGGCGCTCGCGCAGGCACAAAACGCCGCGCCGGCTGCTGCTCCGACAGCGCTTGCCGCTCCATCCGGCCGCAAGCCGAACATCCTCATCATCTGGGGCGACGATATCGGGATCGCCAATATCAGTGCCTACTCCAACGGCCTGATGGGTTACGAGACCCCGAACATCGACCGCATCGCCCGCGAGGGCATCAAGTTCCAGCATTACTATGGCGAGCAGTCCTGCACTGCCGGCCGGGCGGCATTCCTCACCGGGCAGCATGGCATTCGCACCGGCCTCACCAAGGTGGGATTCCCGGGTGCACCGATGGGCATGAGCCAACTGGACCCGTCGGTCGGGGGGCTTGTCAAAAACTTGGGTTATGCGACCGGCCAATTCGGCAAGAACCACGTCGGCGACCGCAACGAGTCGCTGCCGACAGTGAACGGGTTCGATGAGTTCCTGGGCAACCTCTATCATCTCAATGCCGAAGAAGAACCGGAGCTGCCGGATTATCCGAAAGACCCGTCCTACCTCGCCAAGTTCGGCCCGCGCGGCGTTCTCAAATGCAAGGCCACCGACCGCGACGATCCCACAGTCGATCCGCGCTTCGGCAAAATCGGCAAACAGACCATCGAGGATACCGGTCCGCTCAACAAGAAGCGTATGGAGACCATCGACGATGAAACCTCGGCCGCGGCGATCGATTTTATGAAGCGCCAGCAAACGGCGGGCAAGCCCTTCTTCTGCTGGTTCAACGCGACGCGCATGCACCTGCGAACCCACGTCCGCGCCAGTCATCGCGGTCGCTACACCCACGGCGACAGTGAGTATGTTGATGGCATGATGGAGCACGACGACACGGTCGGCACGCTGCTCAAGGCCCTCGACGACATGGGCATCGCGAACGACACCATCGTCGTTTACTCCAGCGACAACGGCCCGCACATGAACACCTGGCCGGACGCTGCGATGACCTGGTTCCGCAGCGAGAAAAACACCAACTGGGAAGGCGCCTTCCGGGTGCCGTGCCTGGTGCGCTGGCCGGCGGCCATCAAGCCTGGCACGGTGACCAACGAGATCATGAGCCACAACGACTGGATACCCACTCTCTGCGCCATCGCGGGCGAGCCAGACATCGTCAACAAGCTCAAGTCCGGCTACACCGCCAACGGCATCAGTTACAAGGTGCATCTCGACGGCTACGACCAGTCCCAATTCCTGCGCAACGTGAGTGGTTCTGCCGCCAACAACAACGGCACCAAGAGTGCCCGCGACAATTTCTTCTATTCCGACGACGACGGTTTGCTCGTCGGCCTGCGCAAGGGCGACTACAAGTACGTCTTCTCAGAGCAGCGCATGCAGGGCACGATGGGCCTCTGGGCCGAGCCCTTCACCACGCTCCGGCTGCAGAAGATATTTAACCTGATGCAGGACCCGTTCGAGCGGGCGGACATCACGTCCAACACCTACTGGGATTGGCAAATCAACCACGTCGGCGCCGTCTATGGCACGATGGACGATGTTTTCCAGTTCGTGGCGACGTTCAAGGAGTTTCCGCCGCGCTCGTTCCCGCCGAGCTT